Genomic segment of Dactylococcopsis salina PCC 8305:
AGGAGGTTAGGGGGGATTAATTTACAATTCATTTGGGATTGCTATAGGTGATTAATCCGTACTACAGACCATCCCCCTTCTTTTCTCCTGTTTGAAGGGGGCTAGGAAAATGTATATATAAATTGTCGAATTTCACCTTCTAAATCTTTCCAAATCGTCGGGATTTTATTGGCTAATTTAAGGACTGGTTTAGATTCTATTTTATAGGCGTAAATACTGCGAACAACGTGGCGAAATCGCCGTATTTCATCTAAATCTGTCCGAATCGAAGTCGAGATTAAGGCTGGACGAATTTCTGGAATTTCGAGACTCATTTGTTCTAATAATTGTCGATGCCAATTTTCTCCACTGGGTTCTAAATAGTCAATTTGACGAGCAACGACCTGAAAAATTCTTTCGACTCCCGTGTAAAAACTGTGTAAAGTTAAAGCAAGGGCATTAATAATTGCGTCTTGGGAAACTGATGATTGTGTGATTTCTCTTTCTTGAAGAAATCGTTGGACTTGATTGGTGACGGCTTCTAATTCGGTTAATTCTTGTTCGATTCTTTGAAAGATATCTCGATTGGTCAAAGTTCTATTCCTTGATGGATTGCTTTCAGGATATGCGGTTTCACTTTCTCAGCTTCTACTAAATCAATCGTAAATTGATGTCCCCTTTCGATCATTGCTCCAGCGCGAAAAAGATCGGTTTCTGGTAATCCCCAAACGGCTAAATCAATATCGGAATGAGGAGACATGGTTTCGGGATTGAGTAGAGAACCAAATAAAACAACACGGGTAACACTAAACTGTTTCTTTAAAATATCTGCACTTTGTTTAGCAACTTTCAATCCTTCTTTTTGCCGTTGTTTCATTTTCTCTAGGAAAAGGGGACGTTGTTGTCTGGCTTGTTGAATTTGAGAAAGTATTTCTTGAGCGTTCATTACTAATTTGTTGTTAAGGAAGGTTGGAGAAAAGGTCAATTACTGATAATTGGTGTTGGGTTTCGCGTGGAGACGTTCCATGGAACGTCTCTACCCAACCTACTTTGATCTATTACCGCAAGGCAGAGGAGCGATATAATAGATAGGTGAATTAACTCACAAAATTGTGTCATGTCTGTTCATCATTTCCTTGCTTTTCTCCTCGGAGGGTTCGCCTTATTTCCTTCTCCAGTATTCGCTCAAATGTGTGGGGAAAGTGATGAGATGCTTCCCCAGACCCCAAAAACAGGACGCACGGAGGGAAGTCGTCAACAGTTAATTACTCGCG
This window contains:
- a CDS encoding ribonuclease toxin HepT-like protein, which gives rise to MTNRDIFQRIEQELTELEAVTNQVQRFLQEREITQSSVSQDAIINALALTLHSFYTGVERIFQVVARQIDYLEPSGENWHRQLLEQMSLEIPEIRPALISTSIRTDLDEIRRFRHVVRSIYAYKIESKPVLKLANKIPTIWKDLEGEIRQFIYTFS
- a CDS encoding nucleotidyltransferase family protein, producing MNAQEILSQIQQARQQRPLFLEKMKQRQKEGLKVAKQSADILKKQFSVTRVVLFGSLLNPETMSPHSDIDLAVWGLPETDLFRAGAMIERGHQFTIDLVEAEKVKPHILKAIHQGIEL